ATATTAAATAATTACAAATCATAATACCAATTATATTTTATAAAATAAAATACAATGTATAAAAGAAGACATGCAAATCATGTCTTCAACATTATAAAATTGCTAAAAAATACACTTTTCAACAATTTTTACTAAAGTCCAGGATTTAGTTTTAGAAATTGGTCGACATGCAGCAACTTCTACTATATCTCCATTAGAACATTCATTATTTTCATCATGAATATGTAATTTAGTTTTTTTTTTTATAAACTTTTTATAAATGGGATGTTTAATGATACGTTTAATTAAAACAACAGCAGATTTTTGCATTTTATTGCTTACTACACGTCCTTTGAAAGTACGCACTTTATTCACCATTACTTCTATCCTTTTTGAGTCATTAAAGTTTTAATTCGTGCAATATTTTTTCGTACTTTTCGAAATAAATGAAATTGTTTAAATTTTCCTGTAGAGCGTTGCATTTTTAAATTAAATTGCTCACGTAATAAACTTAATAATTCCATTTTAAGATCTTTAAATGATTTTTTACGTAATTGTAATAAACTCATTTTATCACCATTTTACTAATAAAAATAGTTTTTACAGATAATTTTGATGTTGCTAACTTGAATGCTTGTCGAGATTCCAATTCAGACAAACCACTCACTTCATATAATACCTGTCCTGGTTTTACTAAAGCTACCCAATATTCAACATTTCCTTTACCTTTTCCCATTCGTACTTCTAATGGTTTTTGAGTAATCGGTTTATCTGGAAAAATTCTTATCCAAATTTTCCCTTGTTTTTTAATAAATTTTGTAATCACTTTTCTTGCAGATTCAATTTGACGAGCTGTTATTCTACCTCTTGTAATAGCTTTTATTCCAAATGTGCCGAATTGAATATTGGAATTTAAAATCACGCCCCTATTTTTTCCTTTATGCATTTTACGAAACTTTGTACGTTTAGGTTGCAGCATCTATCTTATTGCCCCCTATCCTGTTTAAGAAATCGGTATTGTTTTTTTTCTTTAAAAAATGTTTTAGTATCATGTTCTAAATATTGCATTCCGTCTAAAATCTCACCCTTAAATACCCAAACTTTTACTCCAATAATACCATAAGTAGTATGTGCCTCTGATAAATTATACTCAATATTTGCACGTAAAGTATGTAATGGAACTCTACCTTCACGATACCATTCTCGTCTTGCAATTTCTGTACCACCTAATCTTCCACTAACCTCTATTTTAATACCTTTCGCACCTTGTCTCATTGCATTTTGCACAGCACGTTTCATAGCTCTTCTAAACATAATTCTTCTTTCAAGTTGTAAAGCGATATTTTCAGAAATTAATTTGGCATCTAATTCAGGTTTTTTAACTTCAGTAATATTAATTTGTGCAGGAAATCCAGTAATTTTCGTAATAATTAATCGTAACTTTTCAACATCTTCACCCTTTTTACCAATAATAATTCCAGGTCTAGAAGTATAAATAGTAATTCGAATATTTTTAGATGGTCTTTCAATAACTATTCTAGCAATAGAAGCATGTTTTAATTTTTTTTTTAAAAATTGACGTACTTTAAAATCACCATGCAAATATTTTGAAAATTCTTTTTTATGAGCAAACCAACTTGAATTCCAAGATTTTATAATACCTAATCTCATACCATGAGGATGTACTTTTTGACCCATAAAATCTCCAAAAAATTTCTATTTATTAGATACAATCACAGTAATGTGACTAGTACGTTTTAAAATTCTATCTGATCTCCCTTTAGCCCTAGGCATCGTACGTTTCATTGTTATTCCGTCATCCACAAAAATTTTTTTTATAAATAATTCTTGTATTTCTATTCCGTAATTATTTTCAGCATTTGCAATTGCTGATTGCAAAACTTTTTTAACTAAAAAAGCAGATTTTTTTTTGTGATATGTTAAAATATTCATAACTTCTGTAACATTTTTCCCGCGAATAAGATCTACAATTAATCGAATTTTTTGAGCTGAAGATTTTGCTTTTTTATATTTAGCTATAATTTCCATAATATTATTTTACGACCTATCGTTTTTTAATTTTCTTATCAGCAGTATGTCCTCTATATGTTCTAGTTAAAGAGAACTCACCTAATTTATGTCCCACCATATCTTCAGTAATAAAAACTGGTATGTGTTGTCTACCATTATGTACGGAAATCGTTAAACCGACCATATTTGGAAAAATTGTTGAACGTCTTGACCATGTTTTTAATGGCTTTTTACTACCTAAG
The sequence above is drawn from the Buchnera aphidicola (Myzocallis carpini) genome and encodes:
- the rpsQ gene encoding 30S ribosomal protein S17, translated to MVNKVRTFKGRVVSNKMQKSAVVLIKRIIKHPIYKKFIKKKTKLHIHDENNECSNGDIVEVAACRPISKTKSWTLVKIVEKCIF
- the rpmC gene encoding 50S ribosomal protein L29; translation: MSLLQLRKKSFKDLKMELLSLLREQFNLKMQRSTGKFKQFHLFRKVRKNIARIKTLMTQKG
- the rplP gene encoding 50S ribosomal protein L16 translates to MLQPKRTKFRKMHKGKNRGVILNSNIQFGTFGIKAITRGRITARQIESARKVITKFIKKQGKIWIRIFPDKPITQKPLEVRMGKGKGNVEYWVALVKPGQVLYEVSGLSELESRQAFKLATSKLSVKTIFISKMVIK
- the rpsS gene encoding 30S ribosomal protein S19, which translates into the protein MPRSLKKGPFIDVSLLNKVKQSVNLGSKKPLKTWSRRSTIFPNMVGLTISVHNGRQHIPVFITEDMVGHKLGEFSLTRTYRGHTADKKIKKR
- the rplV gene encoding 50S ribosomal protein L22, with the translated sequence MEIIAKYKKAKSSAQKIRLIVDLIRGKNVTEVMNILTYHKKKSAFLVKKVLQSAIANAENNYGIEIQELFIKKIFVDDGITMKRTMPRAKGRSDRILKRTSHITVIVSNK
- the rpsC gene encoding 30S ribosomal protein S3; this encodes MGQKVHPHGMRLGIIKSWNSSWFAHKKEFSKYLHGDFKVRQFLKKKLKHASIARIVIERPSKNIRITIYTSRPGIIIGKKGEDVEKLRLIITKITGFPAQINITEVKKPELDAKLISENIALQLERRIMFRRAMKRAVQNAMRQGAKGIKIEVSGRLGGTEIARREWYREGRVPLHTLRANIEYNLSEAHTTYGIIGVKVWVFKGEILDGMQYLEHDTKTFFKEKKQYRFLKQDRGQ